Proteins from one bacterium genomic window:
- a CDS encoding alpha/beta fold hydrolase translates to MKQPQKQPLGVLLLHGFTGLPESVNGLIPHLSAAGIPYRMPAMRGHWTQPRDLVGVKAQDWYDDANAALDDLLTETDKVVVVGLSMGGLITLQLSMARPAQIVGVVTVSPALRVADPLAPYCHLMAKIVPYWWMPSPPKGSAYGTAKNYSIFPTKAFCEFYELGRRVEADLQKVTVPIRVLVSKADTVIKPESAQVIYDQVGSTEKDIHWFERSAHEMMIDWDKDRVLDLIMDFIKTRQPAAS, encoded by the coding sequence ATGAAGCAGCCCCAGAAGCAGCCCCTCGGCGTCCTCTTGCTCCACGGCTTCACCGGCCTACCGGAATCGGTGAACGGCCTGATCCCCCACCTTTCGGCCGCGGGCATCCCCTACCGGATGCCCGCCATGCGCGGCCACTGGACCCAGCCTCGTGACCTGGTGGGCGTCAAGGCCCAGGACTGGTACGACGACGCCAACGCCGCGCTCGATGATCTGCTCACCGAAACCGACAAGGTCGTCGTGGTCGGGCTCTCGATGGGGGGGCTCATCACCCTTCAACTCTCCATGGCCCGTCCGGCCCAGATCGTCGGTGTGGTGACGGTCTCTCCCGCCCTGCGGGTCGCCGATCCCCTGGCGCCCTACTGCCACCTCATGGCCAAGATCGTGCCCTACTGGTGGATGCCCTCCCCCCCCAAGGGCTCGGCCTACGGCACCGCCAAGAACTACTCGATCTTCCCCACCAAGGCCTTCTGTGAATTCTACGAGCTCGGTCGCCGGGTCGAGGCCGACCTCCAGAAGGTGACGGTGCCGATCCGCGTCCTCGTCTCCAAGGCCGATACGGTCATCAAGCCGGAATCCGCCCAGGTCATCTACGACCAGGTCGGCTCGACCGAGAAGGACATCCACTGGTTCGAGCGCTCCGCCCACGAGATGATGATCGACTGGGATAAAGACCGCGTCTTGGACCTCATCATGGACTTCATCAAGACCCGGCAGCCGGCGGCCTCCTAG
- the recR gene encoding recombination protein RecR: MFYSKPLAKLIEELQKLPGIGPKSAQRLAFHLLKQSDVDVKRLAQSLLDAKEQIRMCSVCSNLSVLDPCELCAHPGRDVSTVCVVAEPKDLVAVERTKEYKGRYHVLQGLISPMDGIGPEQLKIQELLARLSSGEIQEVILAINPSIEGEVTTLYLSRMLKPLGVRVTRIAFGLPVGGDLEYADEMTLVKALEGRREV; the protein is encoded by the coding sequence GTGTTCTACTCCAAGCCCCTGGCCAAGCTCATCGAAGAGCTTCAGAAGCTCCCGGGCATCGGCCCCAAGAGCGCACAGCGCCTGGCGTTCCATCTGCTCAAGCAGTCGGATGTGGACGTCAAGCGCCTCGCGCAGAGCCTGCTCGACGCCAAGGAGCAGATCCGCATGTGCTCGGTCTGCTCCAACCTGAGCGTGCTCGACCCCTGCGAGCTCTGCGCCCACCCGGGCCGCGACGTGTCCACCGTCTGCGTGGTCGCCGAGCCCAAGGACCTGGTGGCCGTCGAGCGAACCAAGGAATACAAGGGGCGCTACCACGTGCTGCAGGGCCTCATCTCGCCAATGGACGGGATCGGCCCCGAGCAGCTCAAGATCCAGGAATTGCTCGCCCGACTCTCCTCGGGCGAGATCCAGGAAGTCATCCTCGCCATCAATCCCTCGATCGAGGGCGAGGTGACCACCCTCTACCTCAGCCGCATGCTCAAGCCCCTCGGCGTCCGGGTCACCCGCATCGCCTTCGGCTTGCCCGTGGGCGGCGACCTCGAGTACGCGGACGAGATGACGCTCGTCAAGGCGCTGGAAGGCCGGCGCGAAGTCTAG
- a CDS encoding YbaB/EbfC family nucleoid-associated protein, with protein MPGGFGGMDLQKMMKQAQKMQEDLLKAQETLGSQTVEGTAGGGAVTVTANGHKEITAIKIKPEAVDPDDIETLEDLVLGAIRDAQAKAGALAEGQIGGVTGGLNIPGFGGR; from the coding sequence ATGCCCGGTGGATTCGGCGGGATGGACCTCCAGAAGATGATGAAGCAGGCCCAGAAGATGCAGGAGGACCTCCTCAAGGCGCAGGAGACCCTGGGCAGCCAGACGGTCGAGGGCACTGCGGGCGGCGGCGCCGTCACCGTGACCGCCAACGGCCACAAGGAGATCACCGCCATCAAGATCAAGCCCGAGGCGGTCGATCCCGATGACATCGAGACCCTCGAAGACCTGGTGCTCGGCGCCATCCGCGACGCCCAGGCCAAGGCGGGCGCGCTCGCCGAGGGCCAGATCGGCGGCGTGACCGGCGGCCTCAACATCCCCGGCTTCGGTGGCCGTTAA
- a CDS encoding RNA polymerase sigma factor — protein MSNSPDRQALLERAKAGDKGAFEQLIAPLLNRYYGLAYQMMGNQEDASDVVQEAMIKAYRSLASFRSEADIATWLGRIVRNCALDELKRSVRKHEEATEILPEAMGPSLDHPTEQRELQQIMGEAIGTLSEKLREPLVLYDIEGYSYDEIASLLEINLGTVKSRLNRARETLRQKLLAQKARLAEYLPGEYFGESRQS, from the coding sequence GTGTCCAACTCCCCCGACAGGCAAGCGCTATTGGAGCGCGCCAAGGCGGGCGATAAAGGGGCTTTCGAGCAGTTGATCGCCCCTCTCCTCAACCGCTATTACGGCCTGGCCTACCAGATGATGGGCAACCAGGAAGACGCCTCGGACGTGGTCCAGGAGGCCATGATCAAGGCGTACCGCTCTCTGGCGAGCTTCCGCAGCGAGGCCGACATCGCCACCTGGCTGGGACGGATCGTCCGGAACTGCGCCCTCGACGAGCTCAAGCGCTCGGTGCGCAAGCACGAGGAGGCGACCGAGATCCTGCCCGAGGCCATGGGCCCGAGCCTCGACCACCCGACCGAGCAGCGCGAGTTGCAGCAGATCATGGGCGAGGCCATCGGCACCCTGTCGGAGAAGCTGCGTGAGCCCCTGGTGCTGTACGATATCGAGGGCTACAGCTACGACGAGATCGCCTCGCTGCTGGAGATCAACCTCGGAACGGTCAAGAGCCGCCTGAACCGGGCGCGCGAGACCCTGCGCCAGAAGCTCCTCGCTCAGAAGGCACGCCTCGCCGAGTATCTGCCCGGCGAGTATTTCGGCGAATCGAGGCAATCATGA
- a CDS encoding zf-HC2 domain-containing protein: MMCEDVQNYLGEYLDPAEDAIPRAAIAEHLAGCAECTEHLRELSIVTAMLRDRKAPDAPPDLMDKIRLRLADEPVPAPASPPSVLARVSKLINWPSLAAGAVAAGTIIALVTVVLRNQAPLPTIQTAAVTVASPTSVNIGFDVAQDVNDVTFTIDLPKGLEFVDANNQPIDSQSVSWQGELKRGKTVVPIMVRGVQPGRFEILATVRKNQFAQTTKIVVPIEGRQGTNPSAALSASLILEEGKPNA; this comes from the coding sequence ATGATGTGTGAAGACGTTCAGAACTACCTAGGGGAGTACCTCGACCCCGCCGAGGACGCCATCCCGCGCGCGGCGATCGCCGAGCACCTCGCCGGCTGCGCCGAGTGCACCGAGCACCTGCGGGAGCTTTCGATCGTCACGGCCATGCTGCGCGATCGCAAGGCCCCCGATGCGCCCCCCGACCTGATGGACAAGATTCGCCTGCGGCTCGCCGACGAGCCGGTACCCGCGCCGGCGTCGCCTCCGAGCGTGCTCGCCCGAGTTTCGAAGCTCATCAACTGGCCGAGCCTTGCCGCGGGGGCCGTGGCGGCCGGGACGATCATCGCCCTGGTGACGGTGGTGCTGCGCAACCAGGCGCCCTTGCCCACCATCCAGACGGCGGCGGTCACGGTCGCGAGCCCGACCTCGGTCAACATCGGCTTCGACGTGGCCCAGGACGTCAACGACGTCACCTTCACCATCGACCTGCCCAAGGGGCTCGAGTTCGTCGACGCCAACAACCAGCCCATCGACTCCCAGAGCGTGTCCTGGCAGGGTGAGTTGAAGCGCGGCAAGACCGTCGTGCCCATCATGGTGCGCGGCGTCCAGCCGGGACGCTTCGAGATCCTCGCCACCGTCCGCAAGAACCAGTTCGCCCAGACCACCAAGATCGTCGTGCCGATCGAGGGCCGCCAGGGTACGAACCCTTCGGCCGCGCTTTCCGCTTCCCTGATTCTCGAAGAGGGTAAACCCAATGCTTAG
- a CDS encoding histidine triad nucleotide-binding protein — MSDCLFCKIVAGQIPAQIVYQDDHTVAFRDINPQAPVHVLVIPKEHIPSVAHLSGEICHHLMEAVNAVAKQEGIAESGYRVVSNVGKDAQQTVPHLHWHVIGGRALQWPPG; from the coding sequence ATGTCCGATTGTCTCTTCTGCAAGATCGTCGCCGGCCAGATCCCGGCGCAGATCGTCTATCAGGACGATCACACCGTCGCCTTTCGTGATATCAACCCTCAGGCGCCGGTCCACGTCCTCGTGATCCCGAAGGAGCACATCCCCTCGGTCGCGCACCTGTCCGGGGAGATCTGCCATCACCTGATGGAGGCCGTCAACGCGGTCGCCAAGCAGGAAGGGATCGCCGAGAGCGGTTACCGGGTCGTCTCGAACGTCGGAAAAGACGCCCAGCAGACGGTCCCGCACCTGCACTGGCACGTCATCGGGGGCCGCGCCCTCCAGTGGCCGCCCGGTTAG
- a CDS encoding 30S ribosomal protein S21 codes for MAEVRLGESESIESALKRFKKKIQKAGILSEIKRRERYEKPSVRRKRKSEAARKRRS; via the coding sequence TTGGCAGAAGTTCGTCTCGGCGAAAGCGAGTCGATCGAGAGCGCCCTCAAGCGTTTCAAGAAGAAGATCCAGAAGGCTGGCATTCTTTCCGAAATCAAGCGTCGTGAGCGCTATGAGAAGCCCAGCGTGCGTCGCAAGCGCAAGTCGGAAGCCGCTCGCAAGCGTCGCTCTTAA
- a CDS encoding PhoH family protein encodes MPTEIRIPLKAPHNALLLTGNNEENLRLVEHELGIQATMRGNELVLMAGDDALGSLEIGRRLFEELDAWQGLDSIKASEVSYALRQIRTNPDAPIGTLYAETIVTTQRGKPIRAKTLHQRAYVKAIHEHTLTFGLGPAGTGKSFLAVAMAVSALKDKRVSRIILTRPAVEAGENLGFLPGDFQAKVDPYFRPLYDALYEMMDVERFQKYVERGTIEVAPLAFMRGRTLNDAFIILDEAQNTTPEQMKMFLTRLGFGSKVVVTGDASQTDLPRGKVSGLANIEALLKDVHDIAFVKFTQADVVRHDLVGRIVKAYERYEAQQPYDSSRHRQGSR; translated from the coding sequence ATGCCCACGGAGATCCGGATCCCGCTCAAGGCCCCCCACAATGCGCTGTTGCTGACCGGCAACAACGAAGAGAACCTGCGCCTCGTCGAGCACGAGCTCGGCATCCAGGCCACCATGCGTGGCAACGAGCTGGTGCTGATGGCCGGCGACGACGCCCTCGGCTCGCTCGAGATCGGGCGCCGCCTCTTCGAGGAGCTGGACGCCTGGCAGGGCCTCGACTCGATCAAGGCTTCCGAGGTCTCCTACGCCCTGCGCCAGATCCGGACCAACCCGGACGCGCCCATCGGCACCCTCTACGCCGAGACCATCGTCACCACCCAGCGCGGCAAGCCGATCCGGGCCAAGACCCTCCACCAGCGCGCCTACGTCAAGGCCATCCACGAGCACACCCTCACCTTCGGGCTGGGGCCCGCGGGCACCGGCAAGAGCTTCCTGGCGGTGGCCATGGCCGTCTCGGCCCTCAAGGACAAGCGGGTCAGCCGCATCATCTTGACCCGCCCGGCCGTCGAGGCGGGCGAGAACCTGGGCTTCTTGCCCGGCGACTTCCAGGCCAAGGTCGATCCCTACTTCCGCCCCCTCTACGACGCCCTCTACGAGATGATGGACGTGGAGCGCTTCCAGAAGTACGTGGAGCGCGGGACCATCGAGGTCGCGCCGTTGGCCTTCATGCGCGGGCGCACCCTCAACGACGCCTTCATCATCCTGGACGAGGCCCAGAACACCACGCCCGAGCAGATGAAGATGTTCCTCACCCGCCTGGGCTTCGGCTCCAAGGTGGTCGTCACGGGCGACGCCAGCCAGACGGACCTGCCCCGGGGCAAGGTCTCGGGCCTCGCCAACATCGAGGCCCTGCTCAAGGACGTCCACGACATCGCCTTCGTCAAGTTCACGCAGGCCGACGTGGTTCGCCACGATCTGGTCGGCCGGATCGTGAAGGCCTACGAGCGCTACGAGGCACAGCAACCTTATGATTCAAGCCGTCATCGACAAGGTTCGCGCTAG
- a CDS encoding HDIG domain-containing protein gives MIQAVIDKVRASAAERIPAGLRAVFERVETHQAIAGWASFVLLTALLLQIHSAWLPAGHPSSYLPALGVVILVATLVSLYVAYLQLFEPEIVREPRRLYVLVLVTLLVFTAVWVLELLKASPYLSPLPAAAILLAVFLNPRIALFTVLVMGLTAGATLGAGAPSALEGAGAVLVHIGGALAAVLSVHRIRARSDLARAGLFASLVNVALIGALGALEGGIAPLGWSQKAIWGAIGGVASTVLAVGILPYFEALFDIVTPFKLLELANPTQPLLRLVLTKAPGTYHHSIMVGNLAESAAEAIGSDGLLSRVGAYYHDIGKTKRPIFFVENQLGIDNAHDKLNPRLSARVIIAHVEEGLELARQHRLPKDITDFIATHHGKSFVSYFYHQAREAEGADAVSEEGFRYPGPRPWTKEQAIVMLADATEATLRTVKSPTIESIEATVRRIINKRLADGELSESPLTLHELEVVAQTFIRITQGLYHQRIEYPDQWLKDLGPKKQSEGKKVGNPAR, from the coding sequence ATGATTCAAGCCGTCATCGACAAGGTTCGCGCTAGCGCGGCCGAGCGGATCCCCGCGGGGCTTCGCGCAGTCTTCGAGCGGGTCGAGACCCACCAGGCGATCGCCGGGTGGGCCTCGTTCGTCCTCTTGACGGCCCTGCTCCTGCAGATCCACTCCGCTTGGCTGCCGGCGGGCCATCCGTCGAGCTACCTGCCCGCCCTAGGGGTGGTGATCCTCGTCGCCACCCTCGTGAGCCTCTACGTCGCCTACCTCCAGCTCTTCGAGCCCGAGATCGTCCGCGAGCCACGCCGTCTCTACGTGCTGGTGCTGGTGACGCTGCTCGTCTTCACGGCGGTGTGGGTCCTGGAGCTGCTCAAGGCCTCGCCCTACCTCTCGCCCTTGCCGGCGGCGGCAATCCTGCTCGCGGTCTTCCTCAACCCGCGCATCGCCCTCTTCACGGTGCTCGTCATGGGTCTGACGGCCGGGGCCACTCTCGGTGCGGGCGCGCCCTCGGCCCTGGAAGGGGCGGGTGCGGTGCTGGTGCACATCGGCGGGGCGCTGGCAGCGGTGCTTTCGGTCCACCGGATCCGGGCGCGCTCGGACCTCGCGCGGGCGGGCCTCTTCGCGAGCCTGGTCAACGTGGCCCTCATCGGGGCACTCGGTGCGCTGGAGGGCGGCATCGCCCCCTTGGGCTGGAGCCAGAAGGCCATCTGGGGCGCCATCGGCGGCGTGGCCTCGACGGTCCTCGCCGTGGGCATCCTGCCCTACTTCGAGGCCCTCTTCGACATCGTCACCCCCTTCAAGCTCCTGGAGCTCGCCAATCCGACCCAGCCGCTCTTGCGCCTGGTGCTGACCAAGGCGCCCGGCACCTACCACCACTCGATCATGGTGGGGAACCTGGCCGAGTCGGCCGCCGAGGCCATCGGCTCCGACGGGCTGCTCTCGCGCGTGGGGGCCTACTACCACGACATCGGCAAGACCAAGCGCCCCATTTTCTTCGTCGAGAACCAGCTGGGGATCGACAATGCGCACGACAAGCTCAACCCGCGCCTGTCGGCCCGCGTGATCATCGCCCACGTGGAGGAGGGCCTGGAGCTTGCGCGCCAGCATCGCCTCCCCAAGGACATCACCGACTTCATCGCGACCCACCACGGCAAGAGCTTCGTCTCGTACTTCTACCACCAGGCCCGCGAGGCCGAGGGGGCCGACGCGGTTTCCGAAGAGGGCTTCCGCTATCCCGGCCCGCGCCCCTGGACCAAGGAGCAGGCCATCGTCATGCTAGCGGACGCCACCGAGGCGACCCTGCGCACCGTCAAGAGCCCGACCATCGAGTCGATCGAGGCCACGGTCCGACGCATCATCAACAAGCGCCTGGCCGATGGGGAGCTCTCCGAGAGCCCTCTGACCCTCCATGAGCTCGAAGTGGTGGCCCAGACGTTCATCCGCATCACCCAGGGGCTCTACCACCAGCGGATCGAGTACCCGGACCAGTGGCTCAAGGACCTGGGCCCCAAGAAGCAAAGCGAAGGAAAAAAGGTTGGAAATCCTGCTCGATGA
- the ybeY gene encoding rRNA maturation RNase YbeY, producing the protein MLVAAGLEDRAEVSVTFVDDAAIHALNREHRQKDRPTDVLSFPQFEPDEEFPPEPIPFSLGDVVVSVDTASRQAEEYGHSFEREVGFLLAHGLLHLLGYDHETPDEEAEMRDKQRELLGAVGLGREEDPA; encoded by the coding sequence ATGCTCGTCGCCGCCGGCCTGGAGGATCGCGCCGAGGTGTCGGTGACCTTCGTGGACGACGCGGCGATTCACGCCCTCAACCGCGAACACCGCCAGAAGGATCGCCCGACCGACGTCCTGAGCTTTCCCCAGTTCGAGCCCGACGAGGAGTTCCCGCCCGAGCCGATCCCCTTCTCCCTGGGGGACGTGGTGGTGTCGGTGGACACGGCTTCGCGCCAGGCCGAGGAATACGGCCACTCCTTCGAGCGCGAGGTGGGCTTCCTCCTGGCGCACGGTCTCTTGCACCTCCTGGGCTACGACCATGAGACGCCCGACGAGGAGGCCGAGATGCGCGACAAGCAGCGCGAGTTGCTGGGAGCGGTGGGCCTCGGCCGAGAGGAGGATCCGGCTTGA
- a CDS encoding diacylglycerol kinase family protein codes for MRFKAHSLLASFKYAIAGLYFMLRTQRNMRIHTVSGLLAFGLAVALKLPRLELALVAVVCSLVVVCEMFNTAIENAVDLATHKRHPLAKAAKDVAAAAVLASALNAVLVGGLLLLPPLLRILLRD; via the coding sequence TTGAGGTTCAAGGCCCATAGCCTTTTAGCCAGCTTCAAGTACGCGATCGCGGGTCTCTACTTCATGCTGCGCACCCAGCGCAACATGCGGATCCACACCGTCAGCGGCTTGCTGGCCTTCGGTCTGGCGGTGGCGCTGAAGCTGCCGCGCCTGGAGCTTGCACTCGTCGCAGTGGTCTGCTCGCTGGTGGTGGTCTGCGAGATGTTCAACACCGCCATCGAGAACGCGGTGGACCTCGCCACCCACAAGCGCCATCCGCTCGCCAAGGCCGCCAAGGACGTGGCGGCGGCGGCCGTGCTCGCCTCGGCCCTCAACGCCGTGCTGGTGGGCGGCCTGCTCTTGCTGCCGCCCCTGCTCAGGATCCTGCTTCGGGACTAG
- a CDS encoding HAMP domain-containing histidine kinase, whose protein sequence is MAETTPACSTGGFRPLLDEYATLLCRFVTHPNESDRRRARAIGELLIAEGCGPEQLLDLHAQALRKCESLRPQEGLKYASDLLNEATAPFIACYRKQAEVHRAEAECYRQYAHLLERLNQELNEKHQALQAAHEEQTRLNQQKTDLLNLVGHEIRTPLTALLGYGEFLEEGTYGALSEQQLEVLHRMIQSGKDLLLLINNLLDLSRLEGGRLSLDRQATSLSELLGHAVEQVDPLAHKGGLSLTIASLPADLPLVWVDPMRIIQVLVNLLGNAIKFTKPGGSITISARPLGNDVAVEVKDTGIGISPEAQKSLFQRFTQVENVKQYGGTGLGLSISKELLALHGGHIEVDSELGRGATFKFTLPVWNEADHPNELPPLKLASPEAGS, encoded by the coding sequence ATGGCCGAGACCACGCCCGCCTGCAGCACCGGCGGGTTCCGCCCCCTGCTGGACGAGTACGCGACCCTGCTCTGTCGCTTCGTCACGCACCCCAACGAGAGCGATCGCAGGCGCGCGCGCGCGATCGGTGAGTTGCTGATCGCCGAGGGGTGCGGGCCCGAGCAGCTGCTGGACCTGCACGCCCAGGCGCTCAGGAAGTGCGAAAGCCTCCGCCCGCAAGAAGGGCTCAAGTACGCGAGCGACCTCCTGAACGAAGCGACCGCGCCTTTCATCGCCTGCTACCGCAAGCAGGCCGAGGTGCATCGGGCCGAGGCCGAATGCTATCGCCAGTACGCCCACCTGCTGGAGCGGCTCAATCAGGAGCTCAACGAGAAGCACCAGGCCCTCCAGGCCGCCCACGAGGAGCAGACCAGGCTCAACCAGCAGAAGACGGATCTCTTGAACCTGGTCGGCCACGAGATCCGCACCCCACTCACGGCGCTCCTGGGCTACGGCGAGTTCCTGGAGGAAGGCACCTACGGGGCGCTCAGCGAGCAACAGCTCGAGGTGCTGCACCGCATGATCCAGAGCGGCAAGGACCTCTTGCTGCTCATCAACAACCTCTTGGACCTCTCGCGGCTGGAAGGGGGCCGGCTGAGCCTCGATCGCCAGGCGACCTCGCTGAGCGAGCTCTTGGGCCATGCGGTCGAACAGGTGGACCCCCTGGCCCATAAAGGCGGCCTCTCACTCACGATCGCCTCGCTGCCGGCCGATCTGCCGCTCGTCTGGGTGGATCCCATGCGCATCATCCAGGTGCTGGTGAACCTCTTGGGCAACGCAATCAAGTTCACCAAGCCCGGCGGCTCCATCACCATCAGCGCCAGGCCCCTGGGCAACGACGTGGCGGTCGAAGTCAAGGACACGGGCATCGGGATCTCGCCCGAGGCCCAGAAGAGCCTCTTCCAGCGCTTCACCCAGGTGGAGAACGTCAAGCAATACGGGGGGACGGGCCTGGGGCTCTCCATCTCGAAGGAGCTCTTGGCTCTGCACGGCGGCCACATCGAGGTCGACAGCGAGCTCGGCCGCGGGGCCACCTTCAAGTTCACCTTGCCCGTCTGGAACGAGGCGGACCACCCCAACGAGCTGCCGCCCCTGAAGCTCGCTAGTCCCGAAGCAGGATCCTGA
- a CDS encoding CTP synthase encodes MPTKYIFVTGGVVSSIGKGIVASSLGRLLKNRGYSVRILKLDPYINIDPGTMSPYQHGEVFVTEDGAETDLDLGHYERFTDTDLGRENSVTSGAIYWSVITKERRGDYLSGTVQVIPHITNEIKDRIHKVGAKADVAIVEIGGTVGDIEGLPFLEAIRQFRKDAGRDNVLYVHVTLVPALKAAGELKTKPTQHSVKELRSLGIQPDVLVCRTEAPLPEHVREKLALFCDIDADAVIESSDVKHIYEVPALLEQQGLAEQVVSRLGLKPGVNDAAAWEDFVARLTSPTRKIRIGIVGKYVKLADAYLSVIESLRIAAAQEGAEVELKWIHADSEIEEDGAEQHLSDVDAVMVPGGFGLRGIEGKIAAIRYAREHKIPFLGLCLGMQTAVIEFARHVAGLGGANSAEFDPGTPYPVIDLLPEQKDVNGMGGTMRLGAYPCQLVPDTRARELYGTEQIAERHRHRYEVNNALLPRLVEKGLVVSGTSPNGRLVEIVELRDHPYFVACQFHPEFKSRPNNPHPLFLGFVRATLALGDRAGAPLAAEVRS; translated from the coding sequence ATGCCCACCAAGTACATTTTCGTGACCGGCGGGGTCGTCTCGAGCATCGGGAAGGGCATCGTGGCGAGTAGCCTGGGCCGCCTGCTCAAGAACCGCGGGTACTCGGTGCGCATCCTCAAGCTCGATCCCTACATCAACATCGACCCGGGCACCATGAGCCCCTACCAGCACGGCGAGGTCTTCGTGACCGAGGACGGGGCCGAAACGGACCTGGACCTGGGTCACTACGAGCGCTTCACCGACACGGACCTGGGCCGGGAGAACTCGGTGACCTCGGGGGCCATCTACTGGTCGGTCATCACCAAGGAGCGCCGGGGTGATTACCTCTCGGGCACCGTCCAGGTGATACCCCACATCACCAACGAGATCAAGGACCGGATCCACAAGGTGGGCGCCAAGGCCGACGTGGCCATCGTCGAGATCGGCGGCACCGTGGGCGATATCGAGGGGCTGCCCTTTTTGGAGGCCATTCGCCAGTTCCGCAAGGATGCCGGGCGCGACAACGTCCTCTACGTCCACGTGACCCTGGTGCCCGCCCTCAAGGCCGCCGGTGAGCTCAAGACCAAGCCGACCCAGCATAGCGTCAAGGAGCTGCGCTCGCTCGGCATCCAGCCCGACGTGCTGGTCTGCCGGACCGAGGCCCCGCTGCCCGAGCACGTCCGCGAGAAGCTCGCCCTCTTCTGCGACATCGACGCGGACGCGGTCATCGAGAGCAGCGACGTGAAGCACATCTACGAGGTCCCGGCCCTGCTGGAGCAGCAGGGCCTGGCCGAGCAGGTCGTCTCCCGTCTGGGCTTGAAGCCCGGGGTCAACGACGCGGCCGCCTGGGAAGACTTCGTGGCGCGGCTCACGAGCCCCACCCGCAAGATCCGCATCGGGATCGTCGGCAAGTACGTCAAGCTCGCCGACGCCTATCTCTCGGTCATCGAGAGCTTGCGGATCGCCGCGGCTCAAGAGGGGGCCGAGGTGGAGCTGAAGTGGATCCACGCCGACTCCGAGATCGAGGAGGACGGCGCCGAGCAGCACCTCTCGGACGTGGACGCGGTGATGGTGCCCGGCGGCTTCGGCCTACGCGGGATCGAGGGCAAGATCGCGGCCATCCGCTACGCCCGCGAGCACAAGATCCCCTTCCTCGGCCTCTGCCTCGGGATGCAGACCGCGGTCATCGAATTCGCGCGCCACGTGGCGGGCCTCGGCGGGGCCAACTCGGCCGAGTTCGACCCCGGCACCCCCTATCCGGTCATCGACCTCTTGCCCGAGCAGAAGGACGTCAACGGCATGGGCGGCACCATGCGCCTGGGGGCCTACCCCTGCCAGCTGGTGCCGGACACCCGCGCGCGGGAGCTGTACGGCACCGAGCAGATCGCGGAGCGCCACCGCCACCGGTACGAGGTCAACAACGCCCTTTTGCCGCGCCTCGTCGAGAAGGGCCTGGTCGTCAGCGGCACCAGCCCGAACGGCCGTCTGGTCGAGATCGTCGAGTTGCGCGATCACCCCTACTTCGTCGCCTGCCAGTTCCACCCGGAGTTCAAGAGCAGGCCGAACAACCCGCATCCTTTGTTCCTCGGGTTCGTCCGCGCGACCCTCGCCCTGGGCGATCGCGCCGGCGCCCCCCTCGCCGCGGAGGTCCGCTCATGA
- a CDS encoding cytidine deaminase, which yields MNSRPSFDRSALLEQAREAMRSAYAPYSRFPVGAALLTEDGRVFTGCNVENAAYPLSMCAERVAIGKAVSEGATRFVAIAVTAERIRPVTPCGACRQVLAEFGEMAVVLDQPDGTWDLAVADLLPHGFSAASLEEV from the coding sequence ATGAATTCGCGCCCCAGCTTCGATCGCAGCGCTCTACTGGAGCAGGCGCGTGAGGCCATGCGCTCGGCGTATGCCCCCTACTCGCGCTTTCCCGTGGGCGCGGCCCTTCTGACCGAGGACGGCCGCGTCTTCACCGGCTGCAACGTCGAGAATGCGGCCTACCCGCTCTCCATGTGCGCCGAGCGCGTCGCCATCGGCAAGGCCGTCTCGGAAGGGGCCACGCGCTTCGTCGCGATCGCCGTCACCGCCGAGCGGATCCGCCCCGTCACCCCCTGCGGGGCCTGCCGCCAGGTGCTCGCCGAGTTCGGCGAGATGGCCGTCGTGCTGGACCAGCCCGACGGCACCTGGGATCTGGCGGTCGCCGATCTCTTGCCCCACGGGTTCTCCGCTGCCAGCCTCGAGGAAGTTTAA